The Gemmata palustris genome includes a region encoding these proteins:
- a CDS encoding DUF1553 domain-containing protein, protein MRYVLTLLLLPFGYCALGADDAARTSERIDARIDEKLAKAKVEPAPAAGDAEFFRRLCLDLNGRIPPLSLVRDFLDDDRPDKRQLWAQELIEGDFGDRYAAHFANYWRAVLLAQANAQVARPGRLEDYLRKQFRANAPYDKLVRDLLTSADASDYFSAYENKPENVAGSTSRVFLGVRLECAQCHADRSGGTWSREQFWQFAAFFSRLPGARADQPAPKGPPQIKLPEKEEYITAEFLDGRALNWKEGADPRTVLAEWTTRVDNKWFARAAVNRMWGYFFGTGLVDPVDGLGVADNLPSHPELLDELSRAFAEHKFDLKFLARAITGTKAYQRTSRQTHAAQADPRLFARMPVRGLSGEQLYDSLTEATGYAPPTENTSDALLIAATPRAKFLAKFQTQPDQPIDAATSIQQALYLMNGKYTTTATSLEKSPTLRVIATGPGSVAEQVEQLFLVTLSRKPTAPELKRVTEFVGSDRPAPDRQTALADVFWALLNSTEFAVNH, encoded by the coding sequence ATGCGATACGTACTGACCCTACTGCTGCTCCCGTTCGGCTACTGTGCCCTCGGGGCCGACGACGCGGCACGCACCTCCGAACGCATCGACGCCCGGATCGACGAGAAGCTGGCGAAGGCGAAAGTCGAGCCGGCGCCGGCCGCGGGCGACGCGGAGTTCTTCCGCCGGCTGTGTCTCGATCTCAACGGGCGCATCCCGCCGCTGTCGCTCGTGCGCGACTTCCTCGACGACGACCGCCCCGACAAGCGCCAGCTCTGGGCGCAGGAACTGATTGAGGGCGATTTCGGCGACCGCTACGCGGCGCACTTCGCGAACTACTGGCGCGCCGTGTTGCTCGCGCAAGCGAACGCACAGGTCGCACGCCCCGGGCGGCTCGAAGACTACCTCCGCAAGCAGTTCCGGGCGAACGCCCCTTACGACAAGCTCGTTCGCGACCTGCTCACGAGCGCGGACGCATCCGACTACTTCTCGGCCTACGAGAACAAGCCCGAGAACGTCGCCGGGAGCACCTCGCGCGTGTTCCTGGGGGTGCGGCTGGAGTGCGCCCAGTGCCACGCCGACCGCAGCGGCGGAACCTGGAGCCGCGAACAGTTCTGGCAGTTCGCGGCGTTCTTCTCGCGCCTGCCCGGTGCGCGCGCCGACCAGCCCGCGCCCAAAGGCCCACCGCAAATCAAGCTGCCTGAGAAAGAGGAGTACATCACCGCCGAGTTCCTCGACGGCCGCGCACTGAACTGGAAGGAGGGCGCGGACCCGCGCACGGTGCTCGCGGAGTGGACCACGCGGGTGGACAATAAGTGGTTCGCGCGGGCCGCGGTCAACCGCATGTGGGGTTACTTCTTCGGTACCGGGCTCGTCGACCCTGTCGACGGATTGGGCGTGGCCGACAACCTCCCGAGCCACCCCGAACTACTGGACGAGCTGAGCCGTGCGTTTGCCGAACACAAATTCGATCTGAAGTTCCTCGCCCGCGCCATCACCGGAACGAAGGCGTACCAGCGCACGAGCCGGCAGACGCACGCGGCGCAGGCCGACCCGCGGTTGTTCGCCCGGATGCCGGTGCGCGGGCTGAGCGGCGAGCAGCTCTACGACAGCTTGACCGAGGCCACCGGGTACGCGCCGCCGACCGAGAACACGAGTGACGCCCTGCTCATTGCGGCAACGCCCCGGGCCAAGTTCCTCGCGAAGTTTCAGACACAGCCCGACCAGCCCATCGACGCGGCCACGTCCATTCAACAGGCGCTCTACCTCATGAACGGCAAGTACACCACCACGGCCACGAGCCTGGAGAAAAGCCCGACCCTCCGCGTGATCGCCACCGGTCCCGGGTCGGTCGCGGAGCAGGTCGAACAACTGTTCTTGGTGACGCTGTCGCGCAAGCCCACCGCGCCCGAGTTGAAGCGCGTGACCGAGTTCGTTGGTTCCGACCGACCGGCACCGGACCGACAAACCGCGCTCGCGGACGTGTTCTGGGCGCTGCTCAACAGCACCGAGTTCGCGGTGAATCATTAG
- a CDS encoding DUF1501 domain-containing protein produces the protein MRPIDRRYFLRAGALSVGTSMSGWLAPLATAAAKEPARKRACILLWMNGGPSTIDLWDLKPGHDNGGPFKEIGTAAPGVKISEHLPKIAARMKHVALVRSMTSKEGDHGLATYLAHTGYSSRGPIRYPSLGSVVAKELGADDAALPNFVSVAPFRAFSPAAHEPGFLGPRYAPLAVGESRPLAPQQGGANQAMEVEDLALPGGIAADRFDARWKLAAELQHEFAAERPDPAAKSHHTAYDRAAKLMRSTAAKALKLDDEPAKLRDAYGRDVFGQGCLLARRLVESGVPFVEVALGGAGGVGWDTHTDNFDRVKQLSQTLDAGWSALMDDLKEKGLLDTTTIVWMGEFGRTPKINGSKGRDHFPYAWSAALAGGGISGGQALGKTSTDGTAVEERPVTVPNFLATVCKALGIDPQTQNVSNTGRPIPVVDSAAKPVAELLG, from the coding sequence ATGCGACCCATCGACCGCCGTTACTTCCTTCGCGCCGGCGCGCTGAGCGTCGGGACCAGCATGTCCGGCTGGTTGGCGCCGCTCGCTACCGCCGCCGCAAAGGAACCGGCACGCAAGCGCGCGTGCATTCTGTTGTGGATGAACGGCGGGCCGAGCACCATCGACCTCTGGGATCTGAAGCCGGGTCACGACAACGGCGGGCCGTTCAAGGAGATCGGCACCGCGGCACCCGGGGTGAAGATCAGCGAGCACCTGCCGAAGATCGCGGCCCGCATGAAGCACGTGGCGCTCGTGCGCTCGATGACCAGTAAAGAAGGCGACCACGGGCTGGCCACGTACCTCGCGCACACCGGGTACTCGTCGCGCGGGCCGATCCGCTACCCGTCGCTCGGCTCGGTGGTGGCCAAGGAACTCGGGGCGGACGACGCGGCGCTACCGAATTTCGTGAGCGTCGCGCCGTTCCGGGCGTTCAGCCCGGCCGCCCACGAGCCGGGGTTCCTCGGCCCGCGTTACGCGCCGCTCGCGGTGGGCGAATCGAGGCCACTCGCCCCCCAACAGGGCGGTGCGAACCAGGCAATGGAGGTCGAAGACCTCGCGCTACCCGGCGGGATCGCCGCGGACCGGTTCGACGCGCGCTGGAAGCTGGCGGCCGAACTCCAGCACGAGTTCGCCGCGGAGCGCCCCGACCCCGCGGCCAAGAGCCACCACACGGCCTACGACCGCGCCGCGAAACTCATGCGCTCTACCGCCGCGAAAGCGCTCAAGCTCGACGACGAACCGGCCAAACTCCGCGACGCCTATGGGCGCGACGTCTTCGGCCAGGGGTGCCTGCTCGCCCGGCGGCTCGTCGAGAGCGGCGTGCCGTTCGTGGAAGTGGCGCTCGGCGGCGCGGGCGGGGTGGGCTGGGACACGCACACGGACAATTTTGATCGCGTCAAGCAACTGAGCCAGACGCTCGACGCCGGATGGTCGGCGCTGATGGACGATTTGAAGGAGAAGGGGCTTCTCGATACGACCACAATTGTTTGGATGGGCGAGTTCGGGCGCACACCGAAGATCAACGGCAGCAAGGGCCGCGACCACTTCCCCTATGCGTGGTCCGCGGCGCTGGCGGGCGGGGGGATCAGTGGGGGCCAGGCGCTCGGCAAAACGAGCACGGACGGCACCGCGGTCGAGGAGCGCCCGGTGACTGTGCCGAACTTCCTCGCGACCGTGTGCAAGGCCCTCGGCATCGACCCGCAAACGCAGAACGTATCGAACACCGGGCGCCCCATCCCGGTCGTCGATTCCGCCGCCAAACCGGTTGCAGAATTACTCGGTTAA
- a CDS encoding DNA polymerase, whose translation MRGAGVRVGLDLETTGLSHARDRVRLISLATPAGTFLVDLFAFPEPGAALAPVFAALAGTEIVGQNLGFDLPFLMRLGFVPGRVRDTMLASQVLHAGNRAIGHSLKELAHRHLGITLDKELQTADWSGALTGSHREYAARDAEVPLALWDKLTDELARSDLTNTADTEMGALPAVAWAATHGVGFDRTAWEAAADGAEARVRDLRDRLDALAPNAGNLFGVTNWNSVDEVTDAFARLGITLSSTGDDALAALDHPIAPVLRAYRAAAKLSGSYGREWLRHVAPDARVYATWKQIGAGASGRMSCKEPNLQQLPRDPRYRRCFAAPPGRVLVKADYSQIELRIAARITGDRRMLDAYRAGEDLHTTTARAVLGKTDVTKDDRQLSKSLNFGLLYGMGARALAAYAASNFGVALTEAEAGRHRDTFFRTYPGLRAWHRGVPNGTIETRTRGGRRRVGVSAFTEKLNTPVQGTGADGLKRALALLWERRSACPGAFPVLLVHDEIVVECGAPQQSDVAAWVRGAMVDGMAPLIDPVPVEVEVKVGATWAG comes from the coding sequence CTGCGCGGGGCCGGGGTCCGGGTCGGTCTGGACCTCGAAACCACGGGCCTGTCGCACGCTCGGGACCGGGTCCGATTAATTTCCCTCGCGACACCCGCCGGCACGTTCCTCGTCGACCTGTTCGCGTTCCCCGAGCCCGGCGCCGCACTCGCCCCGGTGTTCGCGGCCCTCGCCGGCACCGAAATTGTCGGCCAGAACTTGGGGTTCGATCTCCCGTTCCTGATGCGCCTCGGGTTCGTGCCCGGGCGCGTGCGCGACACGATGCTCGCGAGTCAGGTGCTCCACGCCGGGAACCGCGCGATCGGGCATTCGCTCAAGGAACTCGCGCACCGGCACCTGGGCATCACCCTCGACAAAGAACTCCAAACGGCCGATTGGTCCGGGGCGCTCACCGGCTCGCACCGGGAATACGCGGCCCGGGACGCCGAGGTCCCGCTCGCCCTCTGGGACAAGCTCACCGACGAACTCGCGCGGTCGGATCTCACGAACACGGCCGATACCGAAATGGGCGCGCTGCCCGCGGTCGCGTGGGCCGCAACGCACGGGGTCGGGTTCGATCGCACGGCCTGGGAAGCCGCGGCCGATGGCGCCGAAGCCCGGGTTCGGGACCTGCGGGACCGGCTCGATGCGCTCGCGCCCAACGCCGGGAACCTGTTCGGGGTCACGAACTGGAACTCGGTCGATGAAGTTACGGACGCCTTCGCCCGGCTCGGGATCACCCTGAGCTCCACCGGTGACGACGCGCTCGCGGCCCTGGACCACCCGATCGCACCGGTCCTGCGGGCGTACCGGGCCGCGGCCAAACTGTCCGGATCGTACGGGCGCGAGTGGCTCCGGCACGTGGCACCCGACGCGCGCGTGTACGCCACCTGGAAGCAGATCGGGGCCGGGGCGTCCGGGCGCATGAGTTGCAAGGAGCCCAATTTGCAGCAGCTCCCGCGGGACCCGCGGTACCGCCGGTGCTTCGCGGCACCGCCCGGGCGCGTGCTCGTGAAAGCCGACTACTCCCAGATCGAGCTCCGCATCGCGGCACGGATCACGGGCGACCGGCGCATGCTCGACGCGTACCGCGCGGGCGAGGACCTGCACACCACCACGGCCCGGGCCGTGCTCGGGAAAACCGACGTCACGAAAGACGACCGGCAGCTCTCGAAATCGCTGAACTTCGGGCTCCTCTACGGCATGGGGGCACGGGCACTGGCGGCGTATGCGGCCTCGAACTTCGGGGTGGCGCTGACCGAGGCCGAGGCGGGGCGGCACCGGGACACGTTCTTCCGCACGTACCCGGGGTTGCGCGCGTGGCACCGGGGCGTGCCCAACGGGACCATCGAGACGCGCACCCGGGGCGGGCGCCGGCGCGTCGGGGTGAGTGCGTTCACGGAGAAGCTGAACACGCCCGTGCAGGGCACCGGGGCCGACGGGCTCAAGCGCGCCCTGGCCCTGTTGTGGGAACGCCGGTCCGCGTGCCCGGGCGCGTTCCCGGTGCTCCTCGTGCACGACGAGATCGTGGTCGAGTGCGGCGCGCCCCAGCAGAGCGACGTCGCGGCGTGGGTGCGGGGCGCGATGGTGGACGGGATGGCCCCGCTCATTGACCCGGTCCCCGTCGAGGTCGAGGTGAAGGTCGGCGCGACCTGGGCCGGGTGA
- a CDS encoding DUF3987 domain-containing protein, giving the protein MSAITEAVERYRARGWFTVPVHRPDPDAGTCSCGKADCAKPGKHPDARFWPDGSAAPAHFAGRNLGIKLGPVSGNLTDVDLDCGEAVAAGPYLLPATRAAFGRNGHTTHALYTVPDGGAAFAKLQDPVLTGDRATIVELRWPEWDDTEQRHKHLQTVFPPSLHFSGVTLEWTRDGEPAPVPGAELRAAVRHVGAAVLVARYAKPNERHALVLLLANLLVRAGCESDARAVAFMTAVFAARNDPDKVAKITDGEGAGAVADARKRLKNGKSMTGLPALRAMLDPALDGATADQVVARVKEWLGVSDPPAPGAGATPGAPSPGPVWEPPVLLPEPEAAPPFPIELFPAPVTEYWAAAAAALHVPVDYVACPGLVVLGAAIGRARAAEVKPGYAESPLFWIAVVAPPGSAKSPALARARAPLDAAEARWRADHESARAAFEAEHARYELALKDWKKAPEGEPPTKPPKPALRQSVLDDTTTEAARRVLRDNPRGTAVLMDELTAFTRQLNQYRQGGRGADKTFWLSGWNGRGTCKNNRAGTHDEGPLVVSDPFTAVGGMLCPDSIGELREELRRGGAANDGWADRFLLSFPAPHAAAEESWATVPEPLARGYAEVLEALLALELVPVEGAPAGTWRPYYARFDGAARSAWQAFTRDVAARANALAPGDAYRGVLSKLKHYAVRFAALFHCLDAVCAGRPTEAPVGEPSVARAVRIVWYFEAQGRRCLGVGAPETQAARLLVPALAAWAGDRFTKRELHRKVRGQSAFRRAGHLDGPLKELAAHGYVRALEAPGAERGRPSEAFALNPLWDRSAPGGAARSAAPGAPGGSFLGTDKIILSGVGHDGPGTANSSTSGIFVHIVHAPPGGILQPPPPAAPTTCPPGPAPTAENEGPHRGMDNMDKNARTAEFLGDQPDTANPGQNDFVRAQKAPEPDSPGTDEYPFEEVL; this is encoded by the coding sequence ATGAGCGCGATCACCGAAGCCGTCGAGCGGTACCGGGCGCGCGGGTGGTTCACGGTCCCGGTACACCGGCCCGACCCCGACGCGGGCACGTGCTCGTGCGGGAAGGCCGATTGCGCCAAACCCGGCAAGCACCCGGACGCACGGTTCTGGCCCGACGGCAGTGCCGCACCCGCGCACTTCGCCGGGCGTAATCTCGGGATCAAGCTGGGCCCGGTCTCGGGCAATCTGACCGACGTGGACCTCGACTGTGGCGAAGCGGTCGCCGCGGGACCGTACCTGCTCCCCGCCACGCGCGCCGCGTTCGGGCGGAACGGGCACACGACCCACGCGCTCTACACCGTTCCCGATGGTGGCGCCGCGTTCGCCAAGCTCCAGGACCCGGTGCTCACCGGGGACCGGGCCACCATTGTCGAACTGCGCTGGCCCGAGTGGGACGACACCGAACAGCGGCACAAGCACCTGCAGACCGTGTTCCCTCCCAGCCTGCACTTCAGCGGGGTCACCCTCGAGTGGACCCGGGACGGAGAGCCAGCCCCGGTCCCGGGTGCGGAACTCCGTGCCGCGGTGCGCCACGTCGGGGCCGCGGTCCTGGTGGCCCGGTACGCCAAACCGAACGAGCGCCACGCCCTGGTCCTGCTCCTCGCCAACCTGCTCGTCCGCGCCGGGTGCGAGAGCGACGCCCGGGCCGTCGCGTTCATGACGGCCGTGTTCGCGGCCCGCAACGACCCCGACAAGGTCGCCAAGATCACCGACGGGGAGGGCGCGGGAGCGGTGGCCGACGCGCGCAAGCGCCTCAAGAACGGCAAGTCCATGACCGGGCTCCCGGCGCTCCGCGCGATGCTCGACCCGGCACTCGACGGGGCCACCGCAGACCAAGTAGTCGCCCGGGTCAAGGAGTGGCTCGGGGTCTCCGACCCGCCCGCCCCGGGCGCCGGGGCAACGCCCGGGGCGCCATCCCCGGGCCCGGTGTGGGAGCCACCGGTTCTGCTCCCCGAGCCCGAGGCCGCGCCCCCGTTCCCGATCGAACTATTCCCCGCTCCGGTGACCGAGTACTGGGCCGCGGCGGCCGCGGCCCTTCACGTGCCCGTTGACTACGTCGCGTGTCCCGGGCTCGTCGTTCTCGGGGCCGCGATCGGGCGCGCCCGGGCCGCCGAGGTCAAGCCCGGGTACGCCGAAAGCCCCCTGTTCTGGATCGCCGTGGTCGCCCCGCCCGGGTCCGCCAAGTCCCCGGCGCTCGCCCGGGCCCGGGCCCCGCTCGATGCCGCCGAGGCCCGCTGGCGCGCCGACCACGAGAGCGCCCGGGCCGCGTTCGAGGCCGAGCACGCCCGGTACGAACTGGCCCTCAAGGACTGGAAGAAGGCCCCCGAGGGGGAGCCCCCGACCAAGCCACCCAAACCGGCCCTGCGCCAATCGGTGCTCGACGACACGACCACCGAGGCCGCGCGCCGGGTGCTCCGCGACAACCCGCGCGGGACCGCGGTGCTCATGGACGAGCTCACCGCGTTCACGCGCCAGCTGAACCAGTACCGCCAGGGCGGCCGGGGCGCGGACAAGACGTTCTGGCTGTCCGGGTGGAACGGGCGCGGCACGTGCAAGAACAACCGGGCCGGGACCCACGACGAGGGCCCACTGGTCGTGTCGGACCCGTTCACCGCGGTGGGCGGGATGCTGTGCCCGGACAGCATCGGCGAGCTCCGCGAGGAGCTCCGGCGCGGGGGCGCGGCCAACGACGGGTGGGCGGACCGGTTCCTCCTCAGCTTCCCGGCCCCGCACGCGGCAGCCGAGGAGTCCTGGGCGACGGTCCCCGAGCCCCTGGCCCGCGGGTACGCCGAGGTGCTCGAGGCCCTGCTGGCCCTGGAGCTCGTGCCGGTCGAGGGCGCACCGGCCGGGACCTGGCGCCCGTACTACGCGCGGTTCGACGGGGCCGCCCGGAGCGCGTGGCAGGCGTTCACCCGCGACGTCGCGGCCCGGGCCAACGCGCTCGCGCCCGGGGACGCGTACCGGGGCGTCCTGTCCAAACTCAAGCACTACGCGGTCCGGTTCGCGGCCCTGTTCCACTGTCTGGACGCGGTGTGCGCGGGGCGGCCGACGGAGGCCCCGGTCGGGGAACCGAGCGTGGCGCGCGCGGTGCGCATCGTGTGGTACTTCGAGGCCCAGGGGCGGCGCTGCCTGGGGGTCGGGGCCCCCGAGACCCAGGCGGCCCGGCTCCTGGTCCCGGCACTGGCCGCCTGGGCCGGGGACCGGTTCACCAAGCGCGAGTTGCACCGCAAGGTCCGGGGCCAGTCCGCGTTCCGCCGGGCCGGGCACCTGGACGGGCCGCTCAAGGAGCTCGCGGCCCACGGGTACGTGCGTGCGCTCGAGGCCCCGGGGGCCGAGCGCGGGCGCCCGAGCGAGGCGTTCGCCCTGAACCCGCTCTGGGACCGCTCCGCCCCCGGGGGCGCGGCGAGATCGGCGGCCCCGGGCGCACCCGGCGGGAGCTTTTTGGGCACGGACAAAATCATTCTGTCCGGGGTTGGCCATGACGGGCCCGGGACCGCGAATTCAAGCACTTCGGGCATTTTTGTCCATATTGTCCATGCCCCTCCTGGGGGGATCTTGCAACCGCCCCCTCCCGCCGCGCCCACGACTTGTCCCCCCGGGCCCGCACCGACCGCGGAAAACGAAGGCCCCCATCGGGGCATGGACAATATGGACAAAAATGCCCGAACCGCTGAGTTTCTCGGCGATCAACCCGACACGGCCAACCCCGGACAGAATGATTTTGTCCGTGCCCAAAAAGCTCCCGAGCCCGATTCACCCGGTACGGACGAGTACCCGTTCGAGGAAGTTCTATGA
- a CDS encoding sigma-70 family RNA polymerase sigma factor has translation MHPDPQPPHQHALDDATRALIRVKARQLAHRFRLPPTDVPDLEQDLALHVWSRLEHFDPNRQPDHGAFVRMLVGHAAATAFRTRVRRTRHAPRSLDALLRAARCPNGPDEPAAPGSGPRAEHTRALSLDVAAVLATLPGPLRRVAEALKTRPVAAAARHLGLSRTALYRRLGSLRAAFAGAGLELFCAPRADTRRAPGVVLQGKAATARTSDVE, from the coding sequence GTGCATCCCGATCCCCAGCCCCCCCACCAGCACGCCCTCGACGACGCCACGCGCGCCCTGATTCGCGTCAAGGCCCGACAACTCGCGCACCGGTTCCGGCTCCCGCCCACCGACGTACCGGACCTCGAACAGGACCTCGCGCTGCACGTGTGGTCCCGGCTCGAACATTTCGACCCGAACCGCCAACCGGACCACGGGGCGTTCGTGCGCATGCTCGTGGGGCACGCCGCGGCCACCGCGTTCCGCACCCGGGTGCGGCGCACCCGACACGCGCCCCGGTCCCTCGACGCGCTGCTCCGGGCCGCCCGGTGCCCCAACGGCCCGGACGAGCCCGCGGCCCCGGGATCCGGCCCACGGGCCGAGCACACGCGCGCCCTGTCCCTGGACGTCGCGGCCGTGCTGGCGACTCTGCCGGGGCCGCTCCGGCGCGTGGCCGAGGCCCTCAAGACCCGGCCCGTGGCCGCCGCGGCGCGCCACCTGGGATTATCCCGAACGGCCCTGTACCGGCGCCTCGGGTCCCTGCGCGCGGCGTTCGCGGGGGCCGGGCTGGAACTATTTTGTGCGCCCCGCGCGGACACTCGGCGCGCGCCCGGGGTAGTTCTTCAGGGGAAGGCCGCCACTGCGAGGACGAGCGATGTCGAGTGA
- a CDS encoding recombinase family protein, with protein sequence MTRPAPNPKGYPRASVRLTRCALYTRKSTEEGLEQEFNSLDAQREAGEAFVRSQAGEGWVVLGTRYDDGGFTGGNTDRPGLRRLLADIADGKVDCVVVYKVDRLSRSLLDFAQMMHTFEHHHVAFVSVTQQFNTASSMGRLVLNVLLSFAQFEREIIGERTRDKIAATRRKGKWAGGHPVLGYDIDPNGYKLAVNPDEAERVRQIFALYLEHGSLLPVVAELGRRGWRAKRWCPRSGPERGGKPFDRTNVYNLLTNVVYAGKVRYKDEVHPGEHPAIVDPGVFERVQDRLRRNGRTGGAPVRNQFGALLKGLLRCTPCGAAMTPTHTTRGENRRYRYYACSSAQKNGHATCPTKTVPAGPLEAFVVERIRGVGRDPALLHQVLAQARSQDEARVAALGAESAGLERDLRAWHGEVRRLSTQLRPGDDNGELVARLAELHERIGAVEGRVKRVRDDIRTATGQLVSDDDAARALSAFDPVWGSLTPREQGRVIDLLVERVDYDGAAGTVAVTFRPTGIKALSAELRETELQPRGKRA encoded by the coding sequence ATGACGCGCCCCGCTCCCAATCCCAAGGGATATCCCCGCGCCTCGGTGCGCCTGACCCGGTGCGCGCTCTACACGCGCAAGTCCACCGAGGAGGGGCTCGAGCAGGAGTTCAACTCCCTCGACGCCCAGCGCGAGGCCGGAGAGGCGTTCGTCCGCTCGCAGGCCGGCGAGGGCTGGGTCGTGCTCGGCACCCGGTACGACGACGGCGGGTTCACGGGCGGCAACACGGACCGACCCGGGCTCCGCCGGCTCCTCGCCGACATCGCGGACGGGAAGGTGGACTGCGTGGTCGTGTACAAGGTGGACCGGCTCAGTCGCTCGCTGCTCGACTTCGCCCAGATGATGCACACGTTCGAGCACCACCACGTCGCGTTCGTTTCGGTCACGCAACAGTTCAACACCGCCTCGAGCATGGGCCGGCTCGTGTTGAACGTGCTCCTGAGTTTCGCGCAGTTCGAGCGCGAGATCATCGGGGAGCGCACGCGCGACAAGATCGCGGCCACCCGGCGCAAGGGCAAGTGGGCCGGGGGGCACCCGGTGCTCGGGTACGACATCGACCCGAACGGGTACAAGCTCGCCGTCAATCCCGACGAGGCCGAGCGCGTGCGGCAGATCTTCGCCTTGTACCTCGAGCACGGGTCCCTGTTGCCCGTGGTCGCCGAGCTCGGGCGCCGGGGCTGGCGCGCCAAGCGCTGGTGCCCGCGCAGCGGACCAGAGCGCGGGGGCAAACCGTTCGACCGCACGAACGTGTACAACCTGCTCACCAACGTGGTGTACGCGGGCAAGGTGCGGTACAAGGACGAGGTCCACCCGGGCGAGCACCCGGCGATCGTGGACCCGGGCGTGTTCGAGCGGGTCCAGGACCGGCTCCGGCGCAACGGGCGCACGGGCGGGGCACCGGTCCGCAACCAGTTCGGGGCGCTGTTGAAGGGACTCCTCCGCTGCACGCCGTGCGGGGCCGCCATGACCCCGACCCACACCACGCGCGGGGAGAACCGCCGTTACCGGTATTACGCGTGCTCCTCGGCCCAGAAGAACGGGCACGCCACGTGCCCCACCAAAACCGTTCCGGCCGGCCCCCTCGAAGCGTTCGTGGTCGAGCGCATCCGGGGCGTCGGGCGCGACCCGGCCCTGCTCCACCAGGTGCTCGCGCAGGCCCGGTCCCAGGACGAGGCCCGGGTCGCGGCGCTCGGGGCCGAATCCGCCGGGCTCGAACGGGACCTGCGCGCGTGGCACGGCGAGGTGCGGCGCCTCTCAACGCAGTTGCGCCCCGGGGACGACAACGGTGAGCTGGTCGCGCGCCTGGCCGAGCTCCACGAGCGCATCGGGGCCGTCGAGGGGCGCGTGAAACGGGTCCGCGACGACATCCGAACCGCCACCGGGCAGCTGGTCAGCGACGACGACGCGGCCCGCGCGCTGTCCGCGTTCGACCCGGTCTGGGGCTCGCTCACCCCGCGCGAGCAGGGGCGCGTCATCGACCTGTTGGTCGAACGGGTGGACTACGACGGGGCCGCGGGCACCGTGGCGGTCACGTTCCGCCCCACCGGGATCAAGGCCCTCAGTGCCGAACTGCGTGAGACCGAACTACAACCACGAGGGAAGCGGGCATGA
- a CDS encoding DUF2924 domain-containing protein, with protein MEINVAKELAALRRLTPKDLRARYAEVFGEPTTTGNRTWLVRRIAWRVQMLAEGDLSERARARAAELARDADLRVIPPRDRAESAAPRTAAPETGFASDDRLPPPGSVITRAYKGATVHVKVLATGFEYDGRVFPSLSAVAKAVTGSHCNGFHFFKLNKAGVA; from the coding sequence GTGGAGATCAACGTCGCCAAGGAACTCGCCGCGCTTCGGCGGCTCACGCCCAAGGACCTGCGCGCGCGGTACGCCGAAGTGTTCGGAGAGCCCACGACCACGGGGAACCGCACGTGGCTCGTGCGCCGGATCGCGTGGCGCGTCCAGATGTTGGCCGAGGGCGACCTGTCGGAACGGGCCCGGGCACGGGCCGCGGAACTGGCCCGGGACGCGGACCTGCGGGTGATCCCGCCCCGGGACCGGGCCGAGTCCGCGGCCCCGCGAACCGCCGCCCCCGAGACCGGGTTCGCGAGCGACGACCGGCTCCCCCCGCCCGGGAGCGTGATCACCCGCGCGTACAAGGGCGCCACCGTTCACGTGAAGGTGCTCGCCACCGGGTTCGAGTACGACGGGCGCGTGTTCCCCTCGCTCAGCGCCGTGGCCAAGGCCGTCACCGGCTCGCACTGCAACGGGTTTCACTTCTTCAAGCTCAACAAGGCAGGTGTCGCATGA